From the Deltaproteobacteria bacterium RBG_16_64_85 genome, the window TGGAGTACTGGATGCGGAGGAGATGTCGCCCTGCCTGGGCCGGCGCGCAGGCGACGGAAGCGGCCGGTTTTCCCGCGGCAGGCACCGCCTCCTCCGACGTCGTCATCGAGGAGTAGGTGACGTTGGAGAGCCCCTGCGGGCAGGCCCCGCACTCGGAGCACTCTCCCGAGCGGCAGTCGGGGGTCGCTTGACCGGAACGCGCTTTCTCGCGCTCGGAAAGAAGAAACTCCCGGTCCATCCCCGCGTCGACGAAATCCCAGGGGAGAGGCAGCGCGGGATTCCGCTCCGCTAGATACTCACGCAGGTCGATTCCCGCCTCCGCGAACGCCTGCCGCCATGCGTCCGGCCGGAACGCCTCGGTCCACGCGTCGAATCGCGCCCCTAACCGGTAGGCGCGAAGGAGGATACCGGAAAGCCTCCCGTCCCCCCGGGAAAACGCCCCCTCGAGCTCGGAAACCGCGGGCGAGTGGAATTTCACCTCGATATTCCGGTCCCGTGCGACTTCTGCGCGGACGATCGCCATCCGCTCCTCGATCTCCTCCTTTCCGATCTGGCGCTCCCACTGGAACGGCGTGTGCGGCTTGGGTACGAAGGCGGTCAGGCTCACCGTGACCGTGTTCCGCTTCCCGTGGCGGCGGGCGACGGAGGCCACCCGCTTCGCCATCTGCCCGATGGCGGCAACGTCCGCGGCCGTTTCCCCCGGCAGCCCCACCATGAAGTAGAGCTTGAGCGTCTGCCAGCCGTTGGCGAAGATCCACTCCGCGGAGCGCAGGAGTTCCTCGTCGCGGATGTCCTTGTTGATGGACTGCCGGAGCCGTTCCGTGCCCGCCTCCGGAGCCAGCGTGAAGCCGGTCTTGCGGACCCTTCGGATCTGCCGGACGGTGTTCTCGCGCAAGGCATCCAGTCGCAACGACGGCAGGGAGACGGAGATCCGCTGGGGCGAAAGCGTCTCCATCGCTTCGGTGATCAGCCGGTCGATGCAACCGTAGTCGGCGGCCGAAAGCGAAAGCAGTCCGACTTCGTCGTATCCCGTCCAGGGCGCCACTTCCTGCAAATAGCGCAAAAGGAGCAGGGGGTCGCGCTCCCGCACGGGCCGGTAGACGTAGCCCGCCTGGCAGAACCGGCATCCCCGCGTGCAGCCGCGGGAGATCTCGATGCTCAGGCGATCGTGGACGACGCGCATCGAAGGGAGGATCGGCGCGGGAAGCAGGGGAGAGCGGGCGAGATCCGGCAGGACGCGCCGGGAAACCCCGGCGGAGACGCCGGGGACGTACACCCCCTCGATCCGGGAGAGTCCTTCCAGGAGATCCCGCCGCGTCCCTTTCCGTTCCTTCCATTCTTCAACGCTCGAGAGGATTTCCAGCACCGCCTCTTCGCCGTCTCCCACCAGCAAGGCGTCGAAGAACGCCTCGACAGGCGCCGGATTGAGCGTGCACACACCTCCGCCCAGGACCAGCGGGTCGCCTTCGCCCCGCTCCCGGTTGCGCAGGGGGATGCCGGAAAGGTCGAGCATCGAAAGGACGTTGGAATAGGTCAGCTCGTAGCTTAAGGAGAACCCGATGAAATCGAATTCGCGCGCGGGTCGCCCCGATTCGAGGGAGCAAAGCGGCGCGCCGGTTGCCCGGAGGTGCTCCTCCATGTCGAGCCAGGGCGCGAAGACGCGTTCGCAGAGAGTTCCCGGCCGGGAGTTCAGGATCTCGTACAGAAGGAGGATTCCCAGGTGGGACATCCCGATCTCGTACACGTCGGGAAAGGCAAGCAGGACGCGGGTTTTCGCGGTCTCCCAGGAGAGGAGCGGACGCCGCACCTCGCTCCCGCTGTACCGGGACGGTTTCTGCACGGAAGGAGGAATCGTTCTCATGATGATTCTACATTCCCAACTAATTATTTAAAAATCAATGGTTTCAAGTTAAATTAACAGGATCACGAGCGAGACAGGAGCCGCACTGCAGTGCGATTGATCTGGAACCAGGGCGCCGGGTTCTCGTTCCGGGCGGAGGAGTTCTTCGGCCGCGACGATGAGCTGGCGGCCCTCCTGCGGGTGTGCCTCGAGGGGAAATCCGGCATCGGCGCGTCCGTGATGATCTACGGGCCACCCAACGTCGGAAAGACTTCCCTTCTCCTCAAGCTGAAATACGACCTCCAGACGCTCGCGGATGGGGCCGCCCCGCCGCGCCCCTTCCCGTTCTACTTCTCGTTCAGCAAGATCCTTTCCCATCCGTTGGCCCTCTCCCAGCATTTCCTCCAGGAATACCTCTGGCAGCTGCTGGTCTTTCTCGGGGATTCCCCCCCGGCGGCATTCGACATCGACGCGTTGAGTGATCGACTCGGGATCTACGGCCTCATCGACTGCCGCGAATTCATCCTCGCTCACCGGCGTTTCACGGATCGCGGCGACGGCCTCTCGGCGCTGGTGAACGCCTTTTCCTTCCCGTTCGTGCCGGGGGGAGAGATCTTCTATCCCGTCTTCCTCTTCGACGACTTCCAGTATACGTGCAAACTGCAGAACATTCCCGACGGCGCCGTCCTTTCGATCCTGCGCCCGTACATCAAGTCGGGACATTTCCCGATGATCCTCTCGGGCTCCTCCCCGGGACACGTGACTTCCTCCCTCAAGAGGGAAGGCCTGTTCGGGTCGTTCCAGCTGATGGAAGTTGGAGGGCTCTCCCCCGCGGCTTCGGAGAAGATGTGGACCTCCCTGTTCGAGCGGCGGAAGATCCAGATGCCCGGCCACATCCAGGCCCGAGCGGCCGCGCGGCTGGGGTACATTCCGGTCTACCAGCGGATGTTCGCCGAGGAGGTCTCCTTCCGCGACGCGCAGGTGACCGACGAGATCGGGTTCGAGAACCTGTTTGCCCTGTCGATTACCGAGGGGCAGCTCAACCGGTACTGGCGGGAATTCTTCGAGAGCGCATTCCCCGAACGGATGTTGCGCGCCCGTGCCATCAAATTCCTCAAGCGGGTCGTGTGCGATCAGTTTCCCCTCGACACCTTCGAGGGAGCGCTGTCCCTCCTGGGGACCTCCCCGGAAGAGGGCGGGGAGATCCTGTCGGCGCTGGAGTTCAAGGGGCTGCTCAAGTCCGACTTCGAGCAGCTGCGGTTCGTCGGCGATCCGGTGCTGGCCGACTTTCTTTACTGGGCGTTCGAGCGGGGTGTTTTGGGGAAGAGCAGCTCCCAGGTCGGCGCGGCCCTGGTGCAGGCCAAGCTGTCCCGCGCCACCGCGGAGTCCACGGAGGGGAGCCGGGAGAAGTGGGTCGGCGTGACCAAGGAGCTGATGCGGAGGTGGGACTGCCGCGAGGTGCCGATGCTCCTGTTCCGGTTCGGCAGTTTCCGGGAGCGGTTCGGAGGGAAGGGACTTCTGGAGGTGGTGATCGGGATGGAGAGGGAACCGCAGAAGATGCGGCTGCCCAAGATCAGCTCCGTCTCCACGGGATACCGAACCCGCCGCGGCGGACCGCGGTTCGATTTCGACCTCGTGGCCTACGGGTTCCTCGACGCCGAGTTTTCCGAGGAGAACCTGGTGATTTGGGCGGCGGATGTAATGACGGAGAAGGCCCTGACCGCCAACGCGGTGGAGCACTTCGAGAACCGGTGCCGGCTGCTGAGCCTGGAGAAGGGGCTGAAGCCCGAGCAGCTCCGGAAGTGGATCCTGTTCGATGGATCCGTCGACCCTGCCGCCCTCGAACGCGTGGCCCAGTACGATATCTTCCTGAGTCACCGCTCCCAGATGCGCCTCTTTTTAAACCTGTTCGGGGTGGAAGAGCTCGACCTTACACCGGAAGAGCACAAGGCTCCCGAATTCCCGCCGGGGGCGGAGCCACTGGAGTTCGAGCTGGTGCTCCCGATGAAGGCGGACACGGAGATCGTCGCCGCCCGCGTGGCGGAGGAGGTGGCAGCCTACGCCTCACTGGACAAGGACACCGTCGACCGGATCAAGATGGCGCTCATCGAGGCGTGCATCAATGCCTTCGAGCACAGCGGCGCGGAGTCGGGGAAGGTGAGGCTCCGGTACATCCTCTCTCCCGAGAAGATCGAGCTGTTCGTCCAGGACGAGGGGAAAGGGTTTCGCGGCGGACACGGGGGAGAGGAGTCGAAGCGCAATCGCGGGTGGGGCCTCAAGCTCATCCGCGAGCTGGTGGACGACGTGGAGATCGCGACAGGCGAGCGGGGAACCGTTGTGCGGATGGTAAAATACCTGGGTCACGAACCCGGAAAGGAAGGAGCGGGATCTCCGGGTCCCGAGTGAAGCCATCGTGAGTTATCTGAAGGTTCGGACGCGCCGGGCGGACGACGCCCTGGTGGTGTACATCGACGGATACCTGAACAGCCTCCTGGGTGAAGAGGTGGAGCGGGTGGTCCAGGAAGCCCTCGATGCGGGGAGCAAGAAGATCCTCCTGAATTTCGAGGGGACGCGCCTGATCAACAGCATCGGGATCTCGATCATCATCGACATCGTCGAAAAGATCATGGAGCGCAACGGGATGCTCGCGTTCTGTTCCTTAAGCCGCATCAACCGCGAGTTGTTCCAGATGACCGGCGTTGCCCGGTACGTTCGGGCATTCGACCTGGAAGAGGAAGCCCTTGGGTATTTCGCCCAGTCGGCCTGAACCCGGCTCCGTCGGCGGGGATCGCCTCCCCGCGGGGCGGCGGGAGGCGTTCAAGCTCAGGGCCCTGCGGGATTTCACGCTCTGCCTCGCGCGGGCACGCGAATTCGACGAATCCCTCCACCTCGCCCTCATGGTCCTCCTGGGGACCTACTCGATCGTGAAGGGGGTTCTGTTCCTCAAGGAGGACGGCGAGTTTCGGGTACGCGTTTCCCGCGGCCTCCCCCCGGGGATCCCGCCGATCGAAACGTCGAAGGAGCTTGTTTCGGCGCTTCGGCGCTCGAGCCAGCCGGTCTGGATGGGGCGGCGCGAGATCTCCGGCGCAATCCGGAAGGCTGCTGCGGACATCGAGCGGGCGGTACCGGTCTTTTCGGTGAATGTTCTCTGCCCCCTCGGAACCCGGAACGGCTCTCTCGGCCTCCTGGCACTCGGCCCCACGTTCACGGGAGAGCCGCTGACCCTGCGGCAGAGGGAAACCCTGAGCGTGATGACGTCTCTCCTGTCCACTCACATCTCCAACCACAGGGTGCTGTCCGACATCTTCCGCCTGAACGAGATCCTGCGGTTCCAGGTTCAGGAAAACGAGCGGTTGCTGGCGGGAATGCAGGAGATCTATCTCGATACCATCCGCGCTCTGGCGATGGCGATCGAGGCCAAAGACCCCTACACACGGGGGCATTCCGAGCGTGTGGCGAAGATCTCGGTGTCGATCGCGGTAGGGCTCAAGCTGCCGGAGAAGGAGGTGCAGGCGATCCACATCGCCTCCATCCTTCACGACATCGGGAAGATCGGGACGGCCCGCTCCATCCTGATGAAGCCGTCCTCCCTGACGGCCGAGGAAGTCGAGGAGATCCGGAGGCACCCGCAGACGAGCTTCGAGATCCTATCCGAGATCCGGTTCCCCTATCCGAACGTCGCCCAGCTGGCGAGAGACCATCACGAATGGCTGGACGGCACGGGCTATCCCGGCGGGAAGAGGGATCGCCAGATCCCGATGGGGGCGCGGATCATCGCGCTGGCCGACGCGTTTGACGCCATGGTCTCCGACCGTCCTTACCGGGACAGCCTTCCCCTGCTTGCGGCGCTGGGAGAGATCCGGTCCTGCCTCCGTCGCCATTACGATCCGAACGTCGCGCGGATGTTTTTCCGGTCCCTGCGCAGGGAACTCGCGGGGGACCCGCAGGAGACTCCCGTTTTCACGGGGCTGGGGAAACGTTTTTCCCGCATGGCCACGCTCGAATTCCTGGACCGGACGCTGAAGGACCTGCACTGATCCCTTATCGTTGAAGTTCCGCCAGGAGGGCACGGAGGGCGGAGAGTCCCCGGTGGAAATGCTCTATGCTGCGGGGTTCCAGCGTCAGGATGGGAGAAGAACCCCCGTCCAGCGCCGCGTGCAGGATTCCCCGGAAGTGGATCGCCCCTTCGCCCAGGGGAAGATGATCGTCCCGCTGGCCCCGGTTGTCGTGGAGGTGCAGCTCGCGCAGGTCCGGGCCGAACGCCTCCACCCACTCGTGGACGGGAAGGCCCGAGAAGAGGGTCGCGTGGCCGGCGTCGCAGCAGAATCCCAGGCGCTTCGAGCCGATTGCGCTCTTCAGGCGGAGCAGGTGCTCCGGGGCCTCGTCGAAGACGTTTTCCAGGAAGAGATCGACGCCCTCCTTCTCGGCGGTTTCCACCACTGCCTCGAAGGTCCGTCGGGCGGGCTCGAACCACCGGTCGGAATCGAAATCGTAGATCCAGCCGTAGTACCCGCCGTGGACCACGATCCCCCGGGGGCGGAAGAGGGGGGCGAGCGCGATCGCCTGACGCAGCCGGCGGACCGCAAGCCGGCGGGCCTCCTCGTCCCGGGCGCCGGGCCAGAGGTCTTCGAAGGGAGCGTGGAAGGTGGCGGTTCGGACCCCCCCCGCGCGCAGCGACTCGGCCACGGCGTAGGCATGCCCCGGCGTGATGGAGTCGAGCGTGTTTGCCGTAAAATAGATCTCGGGCCCAACGCCGTTCTCTGCGAGGAGACGGGTGGTTTCCGGGACCTCCAGCATCGGGTAAGGAACCGTGGTGTGGATCGTCCAGTCCATGGCTGGAAACGATATCCCATCCCCTCCGGCGGGGCAAGTTCGATCCCGAAAAATCCTTGACATACAGGTGTATACTGCATACATTATCCGGCAACCCGTAATATGGTCAGGAGTCCGATTGCTGCAAAAACTCAAAATCCAGATCGACAATCACTTGACGCTCCGGGAAAAGATCGTCGAAACGGTCCGCAATGCGATCGTCAACGGGCAGATAGCGGCCGGCGCACGGGTGGCGGAACCCGATCTGGCCGACCACTTCGGCATCAGCCGGACTCCGATCCGGGAGGCGTTCCGCCAGCTGGAGTCCGAAGGGTTCATCACGGTCATCCCCCGGAAGGGGGCCATCGTCGCCTCCCTTTCGGCCAAGGACATCTCCGACTTTTACGACCTGAAAATGGTGCTCGAAGGGTACGCCGCGCGATGCGCGACCAAGGTGCTCACGGAGAAGGAGATGGCCAAGATGGAGGCGGTGAACCGCCAGATGGAGGTCGCCGCCGCCAGGAAGGACCTTCGCAAGGTCCTCGTCCTTCACAACGAGTTTCACGACATCTTCCTCAAGGCATGCGGAAACGAGAAGCTCCACGCCATTGTCCAGAACATGGTGATGCAGTTCCAGCGGTTCCGGTTGATTCTCGCCATGCGCGGCAAGATCGAAGGGTCCATCCGCCAGCACTGGGAGATCATCGCTGCGTTCCGAAAGCGGAACGCCGACATGGCGGAGTCCCTCGTGATCAAGAACGCCCAATACGGAAAGAAGGTCCTTCTCCGGGAATTGGCGAAGGGGTGATCCGGGGGGACTTCGATGCCCGATCCGGACCGATTGCGTAATCTTCCATCCGTCGCCTCCCTGCTGGAAACCCCGGAAATCCGGCAGCTCCTGGCCCGGGTCCCGCGCACCGTCGTAGTGGAAGCCATCCGGAGAACGATCTCCGTCTTCCGCCGCGAGGCCTCCGGGATCGGGGGACCTTTCCGAAGCCGTGAGGAATGGACGGCCCTCCTGCTGTCCCGGCTTCCCACCGAGATCGCAACGGGGGAGGCGCCATCGCTTCGCCGGGTGATCAACGCGACCGGGGTCGTCATCCACACCAACCTCGGTCGGGCGCCGCTGCCGGAGGAGGGGATCCGCGCCATTTTGGAGGTGGCCCGCGGCTATTCCAATCTGGAGTTCGACCTCGCGTCGGGGAGCCGCTCCTCCCGCCTCGTCCACATCGAGGAACGGATCGTCGCGCTCACGGGCGCCGAGTCGGCGCACGTCGTCAACAACAATGCCGCGGCCGTTCTCCTTTGCCTGGCGGGGCTGGCCCGGGGGCGGGAGGTCCTGGTCAGCCGCGGTGAACTCGTGGAGATCGGCGGCTCTTTCCGGATCCCCGACATCATGGCCGAAAGCGGGGCGATCCTCGTCGAGGTGGGCACGACGAACCGGACGCGGCTCAAGGACTACGAAAAGGCCATCACCGGCCGCACGGCCCTGCTTCTGAAGGTCCACCGCTCCAACTTCAGCATCTCCGGTTTCACGGAGGAGGTTTCGGCGGCTACGCTTTCCGCCCTGGGCGAGCGGCGGGGGATCCCGGTGATGGAGGACCTCGGCTCCGGCGCCCTCTTCGATTTTTCCGGTGCCGGCATTCCGGGCACCCCGACCATGAGACAGGCGCTCCGGAAGGGCCCCGGCGTCTTGACCGTCAGCGGGGACAAGCTTCTCGGAGGACCGCAGGCGGGGATCATCGTGGGGCGCAAGGCCCTCGTCGATCCGTTGAAAAGGCACCCCCTCTCCCGGGCCCTGCGGATCGACAAGCTGTGCCTGGCCGCGCTGGCGGCCACGCTGAGCCTGTACGCCGACCCGCACCGGGCGCTTGCCCGCGTCCCCGTGCTGGCGATGATCACGGAGGGGGAACCCGCCGTGCGTGCGAGGGCGCGGAAGCTCGTCCGGCGGGTTCGGACGGGGAACGGCGGGGGGTTGCTCCTTTCCGTCGAACGCACGCATTCCTCCCCCGGCGGGGGAGCGATGCCCGAAGTCCAGATCCCCACGTCCTGCGTCGCCGTGTCCCATCCGGACGTGCGCGTTGAGGAATTGGAGGGGAGGCTCCGGCAGGGAAATCCCCCGGTCGTGGCGCGAATCGGGAAGGGGAAGCTGCTCCTCGACCTGCGGACCGTCCGTGACGACGAGCTTCCCTTCCTCGCGGCTGCGCTGCTGACTGCCGCGAAAAAGGATTGACCGGTGCCCGCCAAAGTTGTTGAACGCGTGTTCCCGCCAGTGTATAAAAGGACATGCTGAATTCCGGTGTGCTCGTCCTCAACCGGGCGTTTTTCCCTGTCCACGTCACGAATGTGCGCCGCGCATTCTGCCTTCTTTACTCCGGGCTTGCAAGGGCCATCAACTCCCAGTACGAAATGTTCGATTTCCAGTCGTGGAGCGAGCTGTCCATCCACACCCACGACGAGGCTGTGGGGCTTGTGGGGAGGATGATCCGGATCCCGAGGGTCGTCGTGCTGGTTGCCTATGACCGGGTCCCGAAGCGTACCGTGCGCTTCAGCCGGCACAACATCTTCGTCAGGGACCGGAACACCTGCCAATACTGCGGCAAGAGCCACCCCCGGAACGAGCTGAACCTGGACCACGTCGTCCCGAGGTCGCGGGGGGGGGACGCCACGTGGGAGAACATCGTCTGCAGCTGCCTCCCGTGCAACAAGCGGAAGGGCGGGATGCTGCCCGAGGAGGTCGGGATGCGCACGATCGTTCGCCCCGCGCGGCCCCGGTGGAAGCCGGAATACGCCTTCTCCCTTCGCGCCCCGATCCATCGGGAATGGCTGCCATTCCTGAACCTCGTCGACTTCACCTACTGGAACCTCGAACTCGAAAGGTGATTCGCTCGCGGAATACCGGAAGTCGGGGCTTCCTGGAATCCCTCCTGTTTATCGTCGGGCACCCCCTGTCCCATTCGTTGAGTCCCGCGATGCACAACGGCGTCATCGCCCGGCTCGGCCTTCCTTTGCGATATGTCGGCGTGGACCTGACGCCGGGGTTCCTCCGCGATTTTTTCCGGGTCGTCCGCGCCGGGAATTTCCTCGGGGGGAACGTGACGATCCCGTTCAAGGAAGAGGCTGCTGCCTTGGCCGACGAACGGTCGGAGGCGGTCGACGTCTGCGGCGCCGCGAACGTCGTCTGCGTGAGGCGGGGGCGGCTGTTCGCCGACAACACCGACGGGAGCGGCCTACTCGACGCGGTGCAAGGGGCGGGGTGGGGGAGACGCTTCCGGCGGGTGGTGATCCTGGGGGCGGGCGGCTCCGCCCGGGGGATCGCCTATGAGCTTTGCCGCTGCGGGGCGAAGGAGATGGCCGTCCTGAATCGCCACCCCTCGCGCGCGGCGGAGATCGTCCGCACCCTTTCTCCGCGGTTCCCGTCGGCGTCGATTTCCGCGGGAGAGCTGAAACCCTCCAGAATGATGGAGGAATTTCACGGGGCAGACCTGATCGTTCAGTGCACCTCCCTCGGCCTGTCCGGGGAGTGGAAAAATTTTCCCGAGGGGGGTATAGAGAAATCTTCCTGTTTTGCCGATATAGTCTACCGGAAAGGGGGAACCCCCCTTGTCCGCCGGTTGAGAAAGAGGGGGATCCCCGCCATCGACGGCCTGGGGATGCTGGCCCACCAGGCGGCAAGGAGTTTTTTCCTCTGGACGGGGAGAAAGGTTCCTGCGGAGACATTTCTATCGATGGCGGAAAAACAGTTGCAGTATGATGATTAATTTTATGATAAATATAGTGTAATTAATACTCTAATTGGTGACTATTCAATGTCCGTAATGGCAACCAAAATCGGGGAGATCCTGCTGAAGGGGAACATCATCACCCCCGAGCAGCTGCGGAACGCTCTCGATACCCAGAAGAAGACCAAGGAGCGGATCGGATCGGTCCTCGTCAAGTCCGGCTTCATCAAGGAGCCGGAACTGCTGGCTTTCCTGGGGCGCCAGTTCAACGTTCCCGTGGTCGACCTCTCCAAATACGAGATCAACGTCGAAGTCGTCCGCCTCCTGCCCGAGGAAATGGTCCAGAAGCACCTCGCGCTCCCGATCAACCGCGTCGGGGCGAAGCTGATCGTGGCCGTGGCCGATCCGTCGAACATGGCGATCATCGACGCCATCGGGTTCAAGACCGGTTACGCGGTGGAGCTGGTGCTGGCGTCCGAGAAGGACATCACCTCCGCGATCAACAAGTTCTTCGACCAGTCGATGGATTTCAAGGACATCATCTCCGAGCTGGACGAAGACCTGGAGATCGTGCGGGAGGAGGATCTCGAGGCCCTGGACCAGGAGAGGGGGGTCGACGACGCCCCGGTCGTCAAGCTCGCCAACTTCGTGCTCACCGAGGCGATCAAAAGGCGCGCATCGGACATCCACATCGAACCGTACGAGAAGGAATTCCGCGTCCGCTATCGCGTGGACGGCGTGCTCTACGAGGTGATGCGCCCCCCCGTGAAGCTGCGCAACGCCCTGTCCTCCCGCTTGAAAATCATGTCCAGCCTGGACATCGCCGAGCGAAGGCTCCCCCAGGACGGCAGGATCAAGCTCAAGGTCGGAAAGGGGAGGGAGATGGATTTCCGCGTTTCCGTCCTGCCGACCATCTACGGCGAGAAGATCGTCCTGCGCCTTCTGGACAAGGCGAGCCTCGAGCTCGACATGACCAAGCTCGGCTTCGAGATCGATGCGCTCAAAGACTTTCAGGAGGCCATCCACCGCCCCTATGGGATGATCCTGGTCACCGGTCCCACCGGCTCGGGGAAGACGACGACCCTCTACTCGGCCCTTGCCGACCTGAACAAGACCACCGACAATATCTCCACCGCGGAGGACCCGGTGGAATACAACTTCGCCGGGATCAACCAGGTGCAGGTCAAGGAGGAGATCGGGCTCACGTTCGCGGCGGCGCTGCGCTCCTTCCTCCGCCAGGACCCCGACATCATCATGGTGGGGGAGATCCGCGACTACGAAACCGCGGAAATCGGCGTGAAGGCGTCCCTGACGGGGCACCTCGTCCTTTCCACGCTCCACACGAACGACGCGCCGAGCACCGTCACGCGCCTGCTGAACATGGGGATCGAGCCTTTCCTGGTCTCCTCGTCGCTCAACCTGATCCTGGCGCAGCGGCTGGCCCGCAGGATCTGCGGAAACTGCAAGGAGGAAGTGAAAATCCTCCCGAAGGCGCTGCTGGACGCGGGGATGAAGCCTGAACGGCTGAAGCAGGCCCGGCCGTCCCGCGGGAGGGGGTGCGACGACTGCAACGGCACCGGGTTCCGGGGGCGCGTCGCCCTTTACGAGGTGATGCCGGTCAAGGAAGATCTCAAGGAACTCATCCTGCGGGGGGGATCGGCGATCGACGTCAAGCGGGAAGCCATCCGGCTCGGGATGAAGACGCTCCGGCAGTCGGGGCTTTCGAAGATCGAGGAGGGGGTCACCACGCTGGAGGAAGTGCTCCGGGTGACCGCTCCCGATTGAGCGGGGAAGACAAAAGGAGAAGATGCCGATGATTTCGGTACACGAGATGCTCAGCGTCATGTACGAGAAGGGAGCCTCCGACCTGCACCTCACGACGGGGATCGCCCCCACCATCCGGGTGGACGGGCGCCTGCTCCCGCTGCCGGCGGAGCCGCTGACCCCCCAGGACACGAAACGGCTCTGCTACAGCATCCTGACCGAGGCCCAGAAGCAGCGGTTCGAAGAGGAATGGGAGCTGGACCTCTCCTTCGGCGTGAAGGGCCTGAGCCGCTTCCGCGCCAACATCTACATGCAGCGGGGGGCCGTGGCGGGCGCGTTCCGGACGATCCCGTTCC encodes:
- a CDS encoding GntR family transcriptional regulator translates to MQKLKIQIDNHLTLREKIVETVRNAIVNGQIAAGARVAEPDLADHFGISRTPIREAFRQLESEGFITVIPRKGAIVASLSAKDISDFYDLKMVLEGYAARCATKVLTEKEMAKMEAVNRQMEVAAARKDLRKVLVLHNEFHDIFLKACGNEKLHAIVQNMVMQFQRFRLILAMRGKIEGSIRQHWEIIAAFRKRNADMAESLVIKNAQYGKKVLLRELAKG
- a CDS encoding L-seryl-tRNA(Sec) selenium transferase: MPDPDRLRNLPSVASLLETPEIRQLLARVPRTVVVEAIRRTISVFRREASGIGGPFRSREEWTALLLSRLPTEIATGEAPSLRRVINATGVVIHTNLGRAPLPEEGIRAILEVARGYSNLEFDLASGSRSSRLVHIEERIVALTGAESAHVVNNNAAAVLLCLAGLARGREVLVSRGELVEIGGSFRIPDIMAESGAILVEVGTTNRTRLKDYEKAITGRTALLLKVHRSNFSISGFTEEVSAATLSALGERRGIPVMEDLGSGALFDFSGAGIPGTPTMRQALRKGPGVLTVSGDKLLGGPQAGIIVGRKALVDPLKRHPLSRALRIDKLCLAALAATLSLYADPHRALARVPVLAMITEGEPAVRARARKLVRRVRTGNGGGLLLSVERTHSSPGGGAMPEVQIPTSCVAVSHPDVRVEELEGRLRQGNPPVVARIGKGKLLLDLRTVRDDELPFLAAALLTAAKKD
- a CDS encoding HNH endonuclease, producing MLNSGVLVLNRAFFPVHVTNVRRAFCLLYSGLARAINSQYEMFDFQSWSELSIHTHDEAVGLVGRMIRIPRVVVLVAYDRVPKRTVRFSRHNIFVRDRNTCQYCGKSHPRNELNLDHVVPRSRGGDATWENIVCSCLPCNKRKGGMLPEEVGMRTIVRPARPRWKPEYAFSLRAPIHREWLPFLNLVDFTYWNLELER
- a CDS encoding shikimate dehydrogenase, with amino-acid sequence MIRSRNTGSRGFLESLLFIVGHPLSHSLSPAMHNGVIARLGLPLRYVGVDLTPGFLRDFFRVVRAGNFLGGNVTIPFKEEAAALADERSEAVDVCGAANVVCVRRGRLFADNTDGSGLLDAVQGAGWGRRFRRVVILGAGGSARGIAYELCRCGAKEMAVLNRHPSRAAEIVRTLSPRFPSASISAGELKPSRMMEEFHGADLIVQCTSLGLSGEWKNFPEGGIEKSSCFADIVYRKGGTPLVRRLRKRGIPAIDGLGMLAHQAARSFFLWTGRKVPAETFLSMAEKQLQYDD
- a CDS encoding type IV-A pilus assembly ATPase PilB; translated protein: MATKIGEILLKGNIITPEQLRNALDTQKKTKERIGSVLVKSGFIKEPELLAFLGRQFNVPVVDLSKYEINVEVVRLLPEEMVQKHLALPINRVGAKLIVAVADPSNMAIIDAIGFKTGYAVELVLASEKDITSAINKFFDQSMDFKDIISELDEDLEIVREEDLEALDQERGVDDAPVVKLANFVLTEAIKRRASDIHIEPYEKEFRVRYRVDGVLYEVMRPPVKLRNALSSRLKIMSSLDIAERRLPQDGRIKLKVGKGREMDFRVSVLPTIYGEKIVLRLLDKASLELDMTKLGFEIDALKDFQEAIHRPYGMILVTGPTGSGKTTTLYSALADLNKTTDNISTAEDPVEYNFAGINQVQVKEEIGLTFAAALRSFLRQDPDIIMVGEIRDYETAEIGVKASLTGHLVLSTLHTNDAPSTVTRLLNMGIEPFLVSSSLNLILAQRLARRICGNCKEEVKILPKALLDAGMKPERLKQARPSRGRGCDDCNGTGFRGRVALYEVMPVKEDLKELILRGGSAIDVKREAIRLGMKTLRQSGLSKIEEGVTTLEEVLRVTAPD